From Vanrija pseudolonga chromosome 1, complete sequence, a single genomic window includes:
- the SOK1 gene encoding Protein SOK1, which produces METDPNSYADRGASSSSSAPTLPQRPPTAGHRPSSSQDTHSTHAHAHSHSHSHGHAHSHGHHPLPERLERVDPNPRDPRAATHPSPKIGSSTAPWNEGLTSGGGRPPSPKLAPSPSLPPPPRDEAPEHAESSSQAQSRRSAAETPEVECEHLADMYTPFVSPAAPQAGSAMVASRAPAIAPPSADHLRHAMQHPQHDAVVVGGVNCPTIYEPSPAPEQQHREQRTQDVGMDQAPSTSSMATLSVPQSGLMTCKPLDRVASTSGTSSHPSPPYHGRRKDTEWVRRAQARKGMERIASHLGGCHAPPAPPIVLKKRARSFSDPPESHRPTSVQAARNAAKYFRGLPRKKMRVWTAKDAAEAAEGERIMRQIRGRATDHFIAAAREPPVNMRSLRVLDTNEVLRLPQMRHDLLFDNFGFRPIHNAMAYTSTTNYGLLSTISRSQIVHPSPACETSNRYWDCIRAEVEIGCRCTRWDNASPARLKECICGRWKEGLSEEQWWRESRATWPSRLPKLVQSLREILESLMASTTPCVNHYAHSLSRDNNAVHTGVCPTVTHSLVPTLFAALDPEFLTIQVRRGNFDTDIFRVIGEAMKVHCAPVRDSMVDDMVATATGCDGRVPDVVSALRKCFDCAEVMKLDIANHQVQSLKGMLWQQAEQNEMTTFIHYLVAAGRKLESSKTYAWINAASKRVAMTTAPRARRHLMGQCSCSSNTEFVIRSLTEGFIDLVFGDWVEDSEAWPPVVPSRCPGSPSTGQVFPTKVIVPELFKMDSCRIKNFHAEMVDIAIAKSILSAFKEHYLRQNPSASAEEIEAQVAQVRESYKHVMTLGNGLARTASDCPSDLSLHMAHRIVFAREVYATGPRSQAHVEVVNRLAQDFDRLIADKFARRDSETYLVALKDLRQLVSVMLTNSLLVHRVQPESFLYDMRGVDTRPCVPAEQGETIAVPRLRVPARRFVTLTEPLTGQGPSTSDEREHYHRPADSPNVKAARERFKSTVAQSTSSESEMATRLGFDPLVHEIRAVVARMVKTADFNLCVFANLYGRQGMLIGSGDVLPLPELSQI; this is translated from the coding sequence ATGGAGACTGATCCAAACTCGTacgccgaccgcggcgcctcatcctcgtctTCAGCACCAACCCTCCCCCAGCGACCACCAACGGCTGGCCACCGTCCAAGCAGCTCGCAGGACACTCACAGCACGCATGCTCACgcgcactcgcactcgcacagCCATGGTCATGCTCATTCGCATGGTCACCACCCTCTCCCCGAACGTCTGGAACGTGTCGACCCCAACCCACGCGATCCACGCGCTGcaacccaccccagccccaaGATTGGTTCCAGCACTGCTCCTTGGAACGAGGGCCTGACGAGCGGAGGTGGCCGCCCTCCGAGCCCAAAACTTGCGCCGAGTCCTTCGCTtcctccaccaccccgcgACGAGGCACCAGAACACGCCGAGTCGTCATCCCAGGCCCAGAGTCGGCGATCGGCGGCAGAGACTCCAGAAGTGGAGTGCGAACACCTCGCAGACATGTACACTCCCTTTGTgtcgcctgctgcgcctcAGGCAGGTTCTGCCATGGTCGCAAGTCGCGCACCTGCCATTGCACCGCCATCAGCCGACCACCTGCGGCATGCCATGCAGCACCCCCAGCacgacgctgtcgtcgttggtgGCGTCAACTGCCCCACCATTTACGAGCCAAGTCCGGCACCCGAACAACAGCATCGCGAACAACGGACACAGGACGTCGGAATGGACCAGGCGCCATCTACCTCCTCCATGGCGACGCTTTCGGTGCCCCAGTCGGGTCTCATGACTTGCAAGCCCCTCGACCGCGTTGCTTCGACTTCTGGGACTTCATCTCACCCTTCGCCACCATACCACGGCCGCAGAAAGGACACTGAATGGGTTCGTCGAGCGCAAGCCCGCAAGGGAATGGAGAGAATCGCTTcccacctcggcggctgCCATGCGCCACCTGCTCCTCCCATTGTCTTGAAGAAGCGGGCTCGCTCCTTCTCTGACCCTCCCGAGAGCCATCGCCCAACCAGCGTGCAGGCGGCCCGCAATGCGGCAAAGTACTTTCGGGGCCTTCCCCGAAAGAAGATGCGCGTCTGGACAGCCAaggatgccgccgaggccgcagAGGGTGAGCGCATCATGCGGCAGATCCGCGGTCGGGCAACAGACCACTTcatcgctgctgctcgcgaaCCACCGGTCAACATGCGTAGCCTGCGTGTCCTCGACACCAACGAGGTCCTTCGACTTCCGCAGATGCGCCATGATCTCTTGTTTGACAACTTTGGCTTCCGTCCCATCCACAATGCCATGGCCTacacctcgacgaccaaTTACGGCCTTCTATCgaccatctcgcgctcgcagatCGTCCACCCGTCGCCTGCCTGCGAAACCAGCAATAGGTACTGGGACTGCATTCGGGCCGAGGTCGAAATTGGCTGCCGTTGCACACGCTGGGACAACGCTTCCCCGGCGCGTCTCAAGGAGTGTATCTGTGGCCGCTGGAAGGAAGGATTGAGCGAGGAGCAGTGGTGGAGGGAGTCGCGTGCCACCTGGCCGAGCCGTCTTCCCAAGCTCGTCCAGTCGCTTCGCGAGATCCTCGAGAGCCTCATGGCTTCTACCACCCCTTGCGTCAACCACTACGCCCACTCGCTCAGCCGCGACAACAACGCCGTTCACACTGGTGTCTGCCCCACCGTCACTCACTCGCTCGTCCCTACTCTGTTCGCtgccctcgaccccgagtTCCTCACGATTCAAGTTCGCCGTGGCAACTTTGACACGGACATCTTCCGTGTGATCGGCGAGGCCATGAAGGTTCACTGCGCGCCCGTCCGTGACTCGATGgtcgacgacatggtcgCCACTGCCACGGGCTGCGATGGGCGTGTTCCCGACGTCGTATCGGCCCTGCGCAAGTGCTTCGACTGTGCAGAAGTCATGAAGCTCGACATTGCCAACCACCAAGTGCAGTCGCTCAAGGGAATGCTCtggcagcaggccgagcagaACGAGATGACGACCTTCATCCACTACCTTGTTGCCGCCGGTCGCAAGCTTGAGAGCTCCAAGACGTACGCGTGGATCAATGCGGCTTCGAAGCGTGTCGCCATGACGACtgctccgcgcgctcgtcgccacctcATGGGCCagtgctcgtgctcctccaACACCGAGTTTGTCATTCGCTCCCTGACTGAGGGCTTCATCGACCTAGTCTTTGGTGACTGGgtcgaggacagcgaggcATGGCCGCCGGTCGTCCCCTCTCGATGCCCCGGCAGTCCCAGCACCGGTCAGGTCTTCCCAACAAAGGTCATTGTCCCCGAGCTGTTCAAGATGGACTCTTGCAGGATCAAGAACTTCCACGCCGAGATGGTCgacatcgccatcgccaagaGCATCTTGAGCGCTTTCAAGGAGCACTACCTGCGGCAAAACCCGTCGGCATCTGCCGAGGAGATCGAGGCGCAGGTGGCCCAAGTTCGCGAGAGCTACAAGCACGTCATGACTTTGGGCAACGGTCTCGCCCGCACCGCGTCCGACTGCCCCTCAGACCTCAGCCTGCACATGGCGCACCGCATCGTCTTTGCTCGCGAAGTCTACGCGACAGGGCCTCGGAGCCAAGCCCATGTTGAGGTCGTCAACCGCCTTGCGCAGGACTTTGACCGCCTCATTGCAGACAAGTTCGCGCGTCGGGATTCCGAGACCTACCTTGTCGCACTCAAGGAcctccgccagctcgtcTCGGTCATGCTCACCAACTCGCTCCTTGTTCACCGCGTGCAGCCCGAGTCCTTCCTGTACGACATGCGTGGCGTCGATACCCGTCCATGCGTCCCAGCCGAGCAAGGCGAGACCATCGCCGTGCCTCGCCTCCGTGTCCCCGCTCGTCGCTTCGTGACCCTCACCGAGCCTCTTACTGGTCAGGGCCCCTCGACTTCGGACGAACGTGAGCACTAccaccgccccgccgacTCGCCCAACGTCAAGGCTGCGCGGGAGCGCTTCAAGTCGACCGTTGCCCAGTCGACTTCGTCTGAAAGCGAGATGGCGACCCGCCTCGGTTTCGACCCCCTCGTGCATGAAATCCGTGCCGTTGTGGCCCGCATGGTCAAGACGGCCGACTTCAACCTCTGTGTCTTTGCCAACCTGTACGGCAGGCAGGGCATGCTCATTGGAAgcggcgacgtgctcccGCTTCCTGAGCTTTCTCAGATCTAA
- the SOK1 gene encoding uncharacterized protein: MSARSPSPARRPALLPYARALRGRRCPLYETAPPRTCRSLARCIVEIWVLFLVDPRGLTPTTTTVTVPATNASASAVVATQRESSAIHRVASPLHWHQESSIGRLVPSSTLPLAWTLSPVLCARSLRSAPCPLALSHQSAFACHQPSHPSLV, translated from the exons CCttcgcccgcccgccgccccgcccttTTGCCAtacgcgcgcgcgttgcGTGGTCGCCGTTGCCCACTGTACGAAACGGCTCCCCCTCGTACCtgtcgctcgctggctcgctgtATTGTTGAAATCTGGGTTCTGTTCCTTGTGG ACCCGAGAGGCTtgacacccaccaccaccacggtcACCGTTCCTGCCACCAacgcctctgcctctgccgtcgtcgccacgcaGCGCGAGTCAAGTGCCATTCATAGAGTAGCGTCGC CCTTGCACTGGCACCAGGAGTCGTCAATTGGGCGCCTGGTGCCCTCTTCTACGCTCCCTCTTGCTTGGACGCTCTCGCCTGTCCTttgtgctcgctcgctccgctcggcgcctTGCCCCCTTGCACTCAGCCACCAGTCGGCCT TCGCTTGCCATCAGCCCTCTCACCCCTCTCTCGTTtaa
- the SOK1 gene encoding uncharacterized protein gives MSARSPSPARRPALLPYARALRGRRCPLYETAPPRTCRSLARCIVEIWVLFLVGPPPLHPPPLSPRSSLIPLTLFSCPVPGYLATHDPDTDPRGLTPTTTTVTVPATNASASAVVATQRESSAIHRVASPLHWHQESSIGRLVPSSTLPLAWTLSPVLCARSLRSAPCPLALSHQSAFACHQPSHPSLV, from the exons CCttcgcccgcccgccgccccgcccttTTGCCAtacgcgcgcgcgttgcGTGGTCGCCGTTGCCCACTGTACGAAACGGCTCCCCCTCGTACCtgtcgctcgctggctcgctgtATTGTTGAAATCTGGGTTCTGTTCCTTGTGG gtcctcctcctcttcatcctccccctctctccCCTCGCTCATCCTTAATCCCACTTACACTATTCAGCTGCCCGGTTCCTGGATATCTCGCGACTCACGACCCCGACACAGACCCGAGAGGCTtgacacccaccaccaccacggtcACCGTTCCTGCCACCAacgcctctgcctctgccgtcgtcgccacgcaGCGCGAGTCAAGTGCCATTCATAGAGTAGCGTCGC CCTTGCACTGGCACCAGGAGTCGTCAATTGGGCGCCTGGTGCCCTCTTCTACGCTCCCTCTTGCTTGGACGCTCTCGCCTGTCCTttgtgctcgctcgctccgctcggcgcctTGCCCCCTTGCACTCAGCCACCAGTCGGCCT TCGCTTGCCATCAGCCCTCTCACCCCTCTCTCGTTtaa